From the Pseudarthrobacter sp. MM222 genome, one window contains:
- a CDS encoding 4-hydroxy-3-methylbut-2-enyl diphosphate reductase: MTSTAVSIPMPTVPRRRRTPEDVLAAAPVAGPKRVLLAAPRGYCAGVDRAVIAVEKALEHYGPPVYVRKQIVHNVHVVSSLEEKGAIFVDETDEVPEGALVIFSAHGVSPAVVQSAEDRGLRTIDATCPLVTKVHKEAVRFAKDDFDILLIGHDGHEEVEGTAGEAPEHIQIINGPHEVDKVTVRDPEKVIWLSQTTLSVDETMETVRLLKERFPTLQDPPSDDICYATTNRQVAIKKISPQADLVIVVGSANSSNSVRLVEVALEYGAKASYRVDFANEVDEAWFEGVATVGVTSGASVPEVLVKDVLRLLADYGYGSVEEVVTAEEDLLFSLPKELRATLKQAGDVTRALGGRGSRKAEHS, encoded by the coding sequence ATGACCTCCACCGCTGTTTCCATTCCGATGCCAACCGTTCCGCGCCGGCGGCGCACACCGGAAGACGTTTTGGCGGCGGCCCCGGTCGCCGGGCCGAAGAGGGTGCTGCTGGCAGCCCCGCGCGGCTACTGCGCCGGAGTGGACCGGGCTGTCATCGCCGTGGAAAAAGCCCTTGAGCACTACGGCCCTCCTGTCTACGTGCGCAAGCAGATCGTGCACAATGTGCACGTGGTCAGCTCCCTCGAAGAAAAGGGCGCCATCTTCGTGGACGAGACGGACGAGGTCCCCGAGGGCGCCCTGGTGATCTTCTCGGCCCACGGCGTCTCACCGGCCGTGGTCCAGTCCGCCGAGGACCGGGGCCTGCGCACCATCGATGCGACCTGCCCGCTCGTGACCAAGGTGCACAAAGAGGCGGTCCGCTTCGCGAAGGACGACTTTGACATTCTGCTGATCGGCCATGACGGCCATGAGGAAGTCGAAGGCACCGCCGGTGAAGCGCCAGAGCACATCCAGATCATCAACGGCCCGCACGAGGTGGACAAGGTCACCGTGCGGGACCCCGAGAAGGTCATCTGGCTCTCGCAGACCACCCTCAGCGTGGATGAGACCATGGAGACCGTGAGGCTCCTGAAGGAACGGTTCCCCACCCTGCAGGATCCGCCCAGCGACGACATCTGCTATGCGACCACCAACCGCCAGGTGGCCATCAAGAAGATCTCGCCGCAGGCCGACCTCGTGATTGTGGTCGGGTCTGCCAACTCTTCGAATTCAGTCCGTCTGGTGGAGGTCGCGCTGGAATACGGCGCGAAGGCCTCCTACCGCGTCGACTTCGCCAACGAGGTGGACGAGGCCTGGTTCGAGGGCGTTGCCACCGTGGGCGTGACCTCGGGGGCGTCCGTTCCGGAAGTCCTGGTCAAGGACGTGCTGCGGCTGCTGGCCGACTACGGCTACGGCTCAGTGGAGGAAGTCGTCACGGCCGAGGAGGACCTGCTCTTCTCCCTCCCGAAGGAGCTCCGTGCCACCCTCAAGCAGGCCGGCGACGTTACCCGCGCTCTCGGCGGCCGGGGCTCCCGCAAGGCAGAGCACTCCTAG